In Camelus ferus isolate YT-003-E chromosome 21, BCGSAC_Cfer_1.0, whole genome shotgun sequence, the DNA window ATAacggaggaagagaaaagaaggctTGTTTTGGACGAGAAAGCCTCAGTGATGGAAAGATGTTAATTCTCTCTTAATCCATCAAATTGATGTGCCCCAGTCAAAACACCACAGGTCTTTTTGGGAACAGGACTCAATTATCCCAAAGTTCACgtaagaataaaaacataagaaTAGTTTCCAGAAACGTGGAAAAGCAGAGGGATTGAGTCCTCCGCACAGAATAATGGACATGCCGTGTCACGTTTGGCTGGGATCTGAGGGAGGATGCCGGGGAAGGCACAGGGGAACGTGGCATTTTCACTGCGTGCCagttgagaaaacaaaaagcttCATGTTTTCACCGCAGTCCTGACTCCAGAAGTTCTCTGAGTCAAAAAGTTGAACATGGAAAGTGAAACTGCACAAGTGTGAAATGGGAATGGGTAAGCGCTCTGTAGGTTTAGAGCAGGGAAGGCCTCTTTCCAGTCCGACAAACTCTAAAGGCCTTGAAGGAggtgggcacagctcagtggtagagcacatacttgacttgcatgaggtcctgggttcaatcccaagttcctccattaacacatttttttaaatttaaaaataaataaaagtcatgaaGGAAGAGACTGATGAATCTGCTGCAAAAAGCAGTAAAGTGAAGCTAAGAACAGGGAGCTGTTTGCAGTGTGAATCACTAAGAGTGAATTTCCTAAATATAGAAAagctcacatacacacacaaaaaaggtcaAAGTAGACAATGCGAAATGACTATGCATTCACAGAAGTGCCAATGGCCGCTGAGCAAGGGGGAAGATGCCCCCTCTCATTTGACttgaaaaaagatacagaaaactgTCAAGAACCAGGAGGGTGTGGGGAAGTGTCCTGCTTATGGCCTCGTAGCGGAAATGTACGTTGACATCATCTCTATGGAAACGATTTGACAATATTTACCCAGATTTTCCGAGTAACTTTTACCCGACAGATAAACCTTCACAAGTCTGCAGATACACAATTGCAAGGGTGTGcactgcagcactgtttaaaaagaaaaactgaaaataacctaaatCATGTTCATCAAAGGGAGCTGGTTCCATACGTGCTGGGTCCCGGCCGCCCCGGAGGAGGGGCCGCGCCTGCATGGACGTGTAGCTCTGCCGAGCTTGCAGTCGGTGCAGGACATGCCTGCACAGTGTGACTCCAGATGCTTCTGTGCACTTGAAGTGTCGGAGAGGAGAATTATTATTCCGTGTGCAATTTTAAATCcacatgttttacttttaaataaaatatgcataacctTTTAAGTAGTCTTAATATGTAAAAAGCTTGTATAAATCAATGTGAAAGATGGCAatttaaattaaatccaaaatacaataaaatgtacatttggcttaatgataaaaatgaaacgGGTACTTAGTGCTGAGTGCAGGCCCAGGATCACTGGGTAGTGGCCACAGTGCTGAAGGTCAGGGCTCTGTACCAGACTGCCTGGCCCCAGCATCCTCCTCTGCTGCCagccttgggcaggtgacttaacctctctgggcctcagttctccATCAGTAAAACTAGGTCCTAGGAGGACCTGCTGTAGAAATTGTTGTGGGTCTCTATTCTGGGGCTCAGAACAGTGTCTGGGAGAACAGGCAGCTCTTCGTCCCCTGTACAACTGAGTTGGTGAGGTGCTGAGTGGGGAACAAAGCGGGCAACAATGTATTCTAACTTAGTACTCGTGTGCACACAGGAGGCCTGATGGGGGGCCTGACACTCACCAGCCTGGGGAGCAGGTCAGGAGATGAGGCTGTGAAGGAGCTTCTGCTTTTGTATTTTGTAACATTTGACAAACTCAGCATTTCATAAGTCCCAGGGGTTCCTTGTAATCTTAACAAGTTTGAGAAAATACTGTGGCCAACATCAGAATGTTGGTTTCTGGAGCATCCTGATGGATGAAGTTCTTTTACCAGATTTAGGATTCTTTGGAAACTGTGCCTCTGAACCTTCACCTGGGGGGCAGACCCCACCTTTTCCAGGTCTCTCTCCtttgtccctctctcctccctgcacctGTCACCCGAGCCACCCGGCAGCTCAGCCTTTCCCCATGGATGGTGGGAGGGTCTCTCCTGTTCTTTTCCTTGAAGGAGGGCTCCTGGCCGTCACCACCCTCATGGCTGGGTTGCCAATGGGTTTCAGCTTTAGGAAGGTCACTTCTGTTTTTGGCCGCTTTCAGCCTCGCCTCTTCTTTTCCTGAGCCACAGACCTAATTCCTCTGCTCTGGCCTCAACACAGATGTTGTCTGCTTTATGGAAGCGTTTTCCCACAGACGTATTAAGTACCTggatgttttctcctttctagagAAACCTGACATCAAGTCAGAAAAGAAGGTTGCCGTCCCACAGATCGTCATCACCAAGGCCTCAGAGGAGACTCTGGTCAGCACTGGTTCCGTAGCGAGCCAAGAGCAGAGGACCATTCGGGAGCAAGCTGCCTGGGGCCCCTACTACCGACACAGGAGCCCCAGTACGGTAGATGCCTATACTGTACAGACCACAGAGTAAACAAGCACCCAGCAGCTGGGGTTACTCCCTGTGCTCTGAGTCTCAGTGGTGGAGGCAGAAGGGCCGCCCTGTCCTGTGGAAGCCTGCTGGTGCCCCTCCAGTAAGCGAGGTCCCCCTATGAGCACCGTGATCTCACCTTCTCCAGAGCCACCCACAGCTTAGCAGAGGGCAGGAGTGACTGGCTCCGAGAGCGAGCTTGTGTAATAACTGAAAAGGTGGGCATGGCCCTATTGGACCAGCTGGCTGTGCAGAGTGATGGATACCTCTCTGACTCTCTGTGGGCCCTTGTGAGGCAGCATGCTGAGTGTGCTCAGTGAACCACACG includes these proteins:
- the SPATA33 gene encoding spermatogenesis-associated protein 33, whose product is MGLSKSKRKPGKGEESKNERSMDRPSQEPEKPRDVKPAESLLQKKEAAERQWPSSEVEEKPDIKSEKKVAVPQIVITKASEETLVSTGSVASQEQRTIREQAAWGPYYRHRSPSTVDAYTVQTTE